In the Mesorhizobium sp. WSM2240 genome, CGTCGACTATCTGCGCGACCCCCAGAAATTCCAGCGCCTCGGCGGCAAGATCCCGCGCGGCGTGCTGCTCGTCGGCCCTCCCGGCACCGGCAAGACGCTGCTTGCGCGCTCGGTGGCAGGTGAAGCCAATGTGCCGTTCTTCACCATTTCCGGTTCCGACTTCGTCGAAATGTTCGTCGGCGTCGGCGCGAGCCGCGTTCGCGACATGTTTGACCAAGCCAAGAAAAATGCGCCCTGCATCATCTTCATCGACGAAATCGACGCCGTCGGCCGCCATCGCGGCGCGGGTCTCGGCGGCGGCAATGATGAGCGCGAGCAGACGCTGAACCAGTTGCTTGTCGAGATGGACGGCTTCGAATCCAACGAGTCGATCATCCTGATCGCCGCCACCAACCGTCCCGACGTGCTCGACCCGGCGCTGCTTCGGCCCGGCCGCTTCGACCGCCAGGTCGTTGTACCGAACCCCGATATCGTCGGCCGCGAGAAGATCCTCAAGGTCCATATCCGCAACGTGCCGTTGGCTCCGAATGTCGACCTCAAGGTCATCGCTCGCGGTACGCCGGGCTTCTCCGGCGCCGACCTGATGAACCTGGTCAACGAAGCCGCCCTGATGGCGGCGCGCCGCAACAAGCGCCTGGTCACCATGGCCGAGTTCGAGGACGCCAAGGACAAGATCATGATGGGCGCGGAGCGGCGCTCTTCGGCCATGACCCAGGCCGAGAAGGAGCTGACCGCCTATCATGAGGCCGGTCACGCGATCCTGGCGCTCAACGTGCCCTCGGCCGACCCGTTGCACAAGGCGACCATCATCCCGCGCGGCCGCGCGCTAGGCATGGTCATGCAACTGCCGGAAGGCGACCGTTATTCGATGAGCTACAAATACATGATCTCCAGGCTGGCGATCATGATGGGCGGCCGCGTCGCCGAAGAGTTCAAGTTCGGCAAGGAGAACATCACCTCCGGCGCATCCTCGGACATCGAGCAGGCGACGAAGCTGGCGCGCGCCATGGTCACGCGCTGGGG is a window encoding:
- the ftsH gene encoding ATP-dependent zinc metalloprotease FtsH, with amino-acid sequence MNPNYRNLALWAIIAVLLIALFNLFQTPQTRGATSEIAYSEFLTDLSSGRVKTVTIAGDRISGTYTDNNAGFQTYSPGDPSLVSKLEQKGVTINARPENDGSGSIFSALIGWLPMLLILGVWIFFMRQMQSGSGRAMGFGKSKAKLLTEAHGRVTFGDVAGVDEAKEDLVEIVDYLRDPQKFQRLGGKIPRGVLLVGPPGTGKTLLARSVAGEANVPFFTISGSDFVEMFVGVGASRVRDMFDQAKKNAPCIIFIDEIDAVGRHRGAGLGGGNDEREQTLNQLLVEMDGFESNESIILIAATNRPDVLDPALLRPGRFDRQVVVPNPDIVGREKILKVHIRNVPLAPNVDLKVIARGTPGFSGADLMNLVNEAALMAARRNKRLVTMAEFEDAKDKIMMGAERRSSAMTQAEKELTAYHEAGHAILALNVPSADPLHKATIIPRGRALGMVMQLPEGDRYSMSYKYMISRLAIMMGGRVAEEFKFGKENITSGASSDIEQATKLARAMVTRWGFSDKLGHVAYGENQEEVFLGHSVARTQNVSEETAQIIDAEVRRLIDEAYSTAKAVLTKKKKDWIALAQGLLEYETLSGEEIKQLLAGHKPARDMGDDTPTSRGSAVPKAGATGGGRRKKSGGEEPEGGMEPQPQG